Within bacterium, the genomic segment CCCTGGGCCGGGGGGCGGTGGTCTCCCTCGACCGCATCACGGGGGAGGTCCGGTGGCGCGTCGAGCTGGCCGGACCGTGCGACGTGGGCCCGACCCCCTACGGCAACTTCCTCTACGTGCCCGACGAGAGCGGAGCCCTCTTCGCCCTGGATAACCTCACCGGCGGCGTGGTCTGGGTTTACGCCGCGCCGTCCCCCATCCTGTCCCACCCGACGGTGGACGAGCGTTGCGTCTACTTCGCCTCCCAGGACGGCGTGGTCAGCGCCCTGGACCGGCGCACCGGCGAGGGGGTCTGGTCGGTCAGGGTGGAGGGGAGGGCCTACGGGGGGGTCACTCTGGCCGGGGCCGCGCTCTACATCGCCGCCCGCTCGGGACAGCTCGCCGCCCTGAACCCCGCCGACGGCGCCCTCTTGGCCCAGACCACCCTGGGCCAGCCGCCGGTCGGTCTGCCCGTCGTGACGGGGGGGGTCGTCGTCCTGGCCCACGACGGGGCGAAGATTGCGGCTTTATCTGTCGGCGATATGACCGAGCTGTGGCAGGTCGGCCTGGGTGACTACCCCGGCGGCGGCGCGGCGGTCGTCGGCGGGACTGTCGTCT encodes:
- a CDS encoding PQQ-binding-like beta-propeller repeat protein, producing MRVRGLAPIVLSFFLACGDGGVEEEAVPDALTRPEPDPARMAGWRCAGRDWTHSGVFPGDAAAPPVECWRLATGGTTFAWPVAAPGIAVAADEAGHVVAADPATGEERWRADLGEPVRGAPALTDGAVYLSLGRGAVVSLDRITGEVRWRVELAGPCDVGPTPYGNFLYVPDESGALFALDNLTGGVVWVYAAPSPILSHPTVDERCVYFASQDGVVSALDRRTGEGVWSVRVEGRAYGGVTLAGAALYIAARSGQLAALNPADGALLAQTTLGQPPVGLPVVTGGVVVLAHDGAKIAALSVGDMTELWQVGLGDYPGGGAAVVGGTVVCPTWFGTLRGYDLNDGSKLWEVKLGGMCDAPPVGDDEGRMLVLRRDGVLICFKISTEVPA